One stretch of Streptomyces sp. NBC_00443 DNA includes these proteins:
- a CDS encoding aldose epimerase family protein produces the protein MTSGMWPVLHQTAAAVAAWVIAEHLIDHHQPIFAPIAALVGLNASRGDLRRGQQLGDRKIDVAYTQLHRDADGRARVRLTDPDGTTTTLWADEAYPYLEIFTGDTLPEADRRRTGLGVEPMTCAPYAFNSRTGLTVLQPGETHQARWGIEPFLEPFPQSG, from the coding sequence ATGACTTCCGGCATGTGGCCGGTTCTCCACCAGACCGCGGCCGCTGTGGCGGCCTGGGTCATCGCCGAACACCTCATCGACCATCACCAACCGATCTTCGCGCCGATCGCCGCACTGGTCGGGCTGAACGCCTCGCGCGGGGACCTGCGGCGAGGACAACAGCTCGGCGACCGGAAGATCGACGTCGCCTACACACAGCTCCACCGTGACGCCGACGGGCGCGCACGGGTCCGCCTCACGGATCCCGACGGGACGACCACCACCCTCTGGGCGGACGAGGCATACCCGTACTTGGAGATCTTCACCGGTGACACGCTTCCGGAAGCCGACCGTCGACGCACCGGCCTGGGCGTCGAACCGATGACCTGCGCCCCCTACGCGTTCAACTCCCGAACCGGCCTGACCGTTCTGCAGCCGGGCGAGACACACCAGGCACGATGGGGCATCGAACCCTTTCTCGAACCCTTCCCTCAGAGCGGCTGA
- a CDS encoding tripartite tricarboxylate transporter TctB family protein, which yields MSSEVKDERTAEDSPPPREGGDRAQYGVCVFLALLGTAVIVDALGIPHITSGTDPVGPRAVPLILGALLVLLAVLYAVDVARGGHGEPEAGEDVDLSGGSDWRTVLLLVAVFVANALLIERLGWVISGGLLFWGTAFALGNRHYIRNLLIAVTLSLTTFYAFAIGLGVNLPAGVLQGIL from the coding sequence ATGAGTTCCGAGGTGAAGGACGAACGGACCGCGGAGGACTCCCCTCCGCCCCGGGAGGGCGGGGACCGCGCACAGTACGGCGTGTGCGTGTTCCTCGCCCTGCTGGGCACCGCGGTGATCGTGGACGCCCTCGGCATCCCGCACATCACCAGCGGCACCGACCCGGTCGGCCCGCGCGCGGTCCCGCTGATCCTGGGCGCGCTGCTCGTGCTGCTGGCCGTGCTGTACGCCGTCGACGTGGCCCGGGGCGGCCACGGTGAGCCGGAGGCCGGCGAGGACGTCGACCTGTCGGGCGGCAGCGACTGGCGCACCGTACTCCTGCTGGTCGCGGTGTTCGTGGCGAACGCGCTGCTCATCGAGCGGCTCGGCTGGGTGATCAGCGGCGGTCTGCTCTTCTGGGGTACGGCGTTCGCCCTCGGCAACCGGCACTACATCCGCAACCTGCTGATAGCGGTGACGCTCTCCCTCACGACCTTCTACGCGTTCGCGATCGGCCTCGGCGTGAACCTCCCCGCCGGTGTCCTGCAAGGAATCCTGTGA
- a CDS encoding DUF1876 domain-containing protein has translation MEDKHWTVRIHITEDGDDTRAEAVLTARDKPEDMQAVTGRGMAHRNPVDRSVPEIGDELAASRALQDLAVRLHDIASDDIVRLAGPVDQDGSLAWERP, from the coding sequence ATGGAAGACAAGCACTGGACCGTCCGGATCCACATCACCGAGGACGGCGACGACACCCGCGCCGAAGCCGTATTGACCGCCCGGGACAAGCCCGAGGACATGCAGGCCGTCACCGGCCGGGGCATGGCCCACCGCAACCCGGTCGACCGGTCGGTCCCCGAGATCGGCGACGAGCTCGCCGCCAGCCGCGCTCTGCAGGACCTGGCGGTCAGGCTGCACGACATCGCCTCCGACGACATCGTCCGGCTGGCAGGCCCGGTCGATCAGGACGGCAGCCTGGCGTGGGAGAGGCCCTAG
- a CDS encoding sensor histidine kinase: protein MTSRSPSRKQRRQTLAGELLVWQLAIVVIVLAAVAAVSLAQSKATFDRVEGRRVTALAEEMAGNPLVRTQLVRPAPAEMLAPLLQSTLTRSGVTSATVANADGEIVASTNPTLVGTRMPSDGPQVAGGRGWSGELPVNGVIQLVAQAPVLGAELDNAGDHLGTVMIGRASPSVWQRLVGASSYLLVYLGVASVLGVAGSWLLARRIKRQTFGMEPREIAGLAEHREAMLFGIAEGVVALDPQQRLTLVNSVGRRLLDLPEACVGMSLADLGIEGRLYDVLAGTAPEGEPTDPARRDEVVVRRGRVLVMNRMDVTKDGRGLGSVTTLRDRTELAQLERELGSFRSTTELLRAQAHEFSNQLHTISGLIQIGEHDEVVRYVRALRKHRESLDLHLTSRVRDRAVAALLMAKSALAAERKVRLRISERTALDRLEPTDSADVATVLGNLVDNAVDAAASGSRAGDDDHEAWVEVELRQDASSVEIVVRDSGPGVAPELAQEVFSHGFTTKAAQGGDRGIGLALTRLVCKRRGGEVSVTNTLAGAMFTARMSVGRPAERGTEAVR from the coding sequence ATGACGTCACGGTCACCGTCGCGAAAACAGCGGCGTCAGACGCTCGCCGGCGAGCTGCTCGTATGGCAGCTCGCCATTGTCGTGATCGTGCTGGCCGCCGTGGCCGCGGTGTCGCTGGCGCAGTCGAAGGCGACGTTCGACCGGGTCGAGGGACGCCGGGTGACCGCGCTCGCCGAGGAGATGGCGGGCAACCCGCTCGTCCGCACCCAGCTCGTGCGGCCCGCCCCGGCCGAGATGCTCGCCCCCCTCCTGCAGTCCACGCTGACCAGGTCCGGCGTCACGTCCGCCACGGTCGCGAACGCCGACGGCGAGATCGTGGCCTCGACCAACCCCACGCTGGTCGGCACACGGATGCCGTCCGACGGCCCACAGGTCGCCGGGGGCCGTGGCTGGTCCGGCGAGCTGCCGGTGAACGGCGTCATCCAGCTGGTGGCGCAGGCGCCGGTGCTGGGCGCGGAGTTGGACAACGCCGGGGACCACCTCGGCACGGTGATGATCGGGCGGGCCTCGCCGTCGGTCTGGCAGCGGCTCGTGGGCGCCTCGTCGTATCTGCTCGTCTACCTCGGCGTCGCCAGCGTCCTCGGGGTGGCCGGCTCCTGGCTGCTGGCCCGGCGGATCAAGCGGCAGACCTTCGGCATGGAACCGCGCGAGATCGCCGGGCTCGCCGAACACCGGGAGGCGATGCTGTTCGGGATCGCCGAGGGCGTGGTGGCGCTCGACCCGCAGCAGCGGCTCACGCTGGTCAACTCGGTCGGCCGCAGACTCCTGGATCTGCCCGAGGCCTGCGTCGGGATGAGCCTGGCCGACCTCGGGATCGAGGGGCGGCTGTACGACGTCCTGGCCGGGACCGCGCCCGAGGGGGAGCCCACCGATCCCGCACGGCGCGACGAGGTCGTCGTACGCCGGGGCCGCGTCCTGGTGATGAACCGGATGGACGTCACCAAGGACGGCCGCGGCCTGGGCTCGGTGACGACCCTGCGCGATCGCACCGAACTGGCCCAGCTGGAGCGGGAGTTGGGCTCCTTCCGCAGCACCACCGAGCTGCTGCGCGCCCAGGCCCACGAGTTCTCCAACCAGCTCCACACCATCTCCGGGCTCATCCAGATCGGCGAGCACGACGAAGTCGTACGGTACGTCCGCGCCCTGCGCAAACACCGCGAGTCGCTCGACCTGCACCTCACCAGCCGGGTCCGCGACCGGGCCGTCGCCGCGCTGCTCATGGCCAAGTCGGCGCTGGCCGCGGAGCGCAAGGTGCGGTTGAGGATCTCCGAGCGCACGGCACTGGACCGGCTGGAGCCGACGGACTCCGCGGACGTGGCGACCGTACTCGGCAACCTCGTCGACAACGCGGTCGACGCCGCCGCGAGCGGTTCCCGAGCGGGGGACGACGACCACGAGGCCTGGGTGGAGGTGGAACTGCGCCAGGACGCCTCCAGTGTGGAGATCGTCGTACGGGACTCGGGGCCGGGCGTGGCTCCGGAGCTCGCGCAGGAGGTGTTCTCGCACGGGTTCACCACCAAGGCCGCGCAGGGCGGCGACCGGGGGATCGGCCTGGCGCTCACCCGGCTGGTGTGCAAACGCCGGGGCGGCGAGGTGTCGGTGACCAACACTTTGGCGGGTGCCATGTTCACCGCCCGGATGTCCGTCGGCCGCCCGGCCGAACGAGGGACGGAGGCAGTCCGATGA
- a CDS encoding Bug family tripartite tricarboxylate transporter substrate binding protein produces the protein MVAVSACGATADQEESGGGSGSGKPVTGLRLMVPNTPGSGYDLTARTVSQVMQDTKVASGIQVFNLPGASGTVGLQRLVNEKGNGKMAMQMGLGVVGASYTSKSKATLTDTTPVARLIEEAGAIVVPKDSPYKTMDDLVTAWKKDPRKLAVGGGSSPGGPDHLLPMQLAKAVGIKPKDVNYVSYDGGGELLPAILGNKIAFGASGFGEFLDQIEAGQVRVLAVTSEKPIDALKDAPTLKDSGIDLVFTNWRGIVAPPGITDEQKQTWVDSMTKMHDSVEWKAQLEKNGWVDAFATGDEFGAFLTEQDKAVADLLAELGLA, from the coding sequence ATGGTCGCGGTCAGCGCCTGTGGCGCCACCGCCGACCAGGAGGAGTCCGGGGGCGGAAGCGGGTCCGGGAAGCCCGTGACAGGCCTCCGGCTCATGGTCCCCAACACCCCGGGCAGCGGTTACGACCTCACCGCCCGCACCGTCTCCCAGGTCATGCAGGACACCAAGGTCGCCTCCGGCATCCAGGTGTTCAACCTGCCCGGCGCCAGCGGCACCGTGGGCCTGCAGCGCCTGGTGAACGAGAAGGGCAACGGAAAGATGGCCATGCAGATGGGCCTCGGTGTCGTCGGAGCCTCGTACACCTCCAAGTCGAAGGCGACGCTGACCGACACCACCCCGGTCGCCAGGCTGATCGAGGAGGCCGGCGCGATCGTCGTGCCGAAGGACTCCCCGTACAAGACGATGGACGACCTCGTCACCGCCTGGAAGAAGGACCCCAGGAAGCTCGCCGTGGGCGGCGGTTCGTCGCCGGGCGGCCCCGATCACCTCCTCCCGATGCAGCTGGCGAAGGCCGTCGGCATCAAGCCGAAGGACGTCAACTACGTCTCCTACGACGGCGGCGGCGAGCTGCTTCCGGCCATCCTCGGCAACAAGATCGCCTTCGGGGCCAGCGGTTTCGGTGAGTTCCTCGACCAGATCGAGGCCGGGCAGGTGCGGGTCCTCGCGGTGACCAGCGAGAAGCCGATCGACGCGCTCAAGGACGCCCCCACCCTCAAGGACTCCGGAATCGACCTGGTCTTCACCAACTGGCGTGGCATCGTGGCCCCTCCGGGCATCACCGACGAACAGAAGCAGACCTGGGTCGACTCGATGACCAAGATGCACGACTCCGTGGAGTGGAAGGCGCAGCTGGAGAAGAACGGCTGGGTGGACGCCTTCGCCACCGGCGACGAGTTCGGTGCCTTCCTCACCGAGCAGGACAAGGCGGTCGCCGACCTGCTGGCAGAGCTCGGGCTGGCATGA
- a CDS encoding VanW family protein, with translation MRLRAPSEPPNASPPRIAAIPPLALAGGALALGVGGLYLAGLLLAGGDIEAGTTVRGVDIGGLSRAAAIEKLEQRLGPAGSRDLPVTVGDRKGTVDPRQAGVTFDFGETVDRAARTHDADPFTVIGGLFRSGGTVDPAVNVDEDKAHAALGRLAKSLDQKVRDGAVTFTDGEVHEIAPHNGYALDKDAAVDPLRTAFRNGKADAVTTLPTRETKPKVTDREMRRAVREFARPAMSAPVTLVAAGHRFTIEQPVLGEYLTMRPDDAGRLTPRLDAKGLRADPEVDRPLSVLHSTARNADLRLVGNRVAVAEDGRAGHVITDRALSKAVMPLLRRTGAERSGEIATRVNEPQVTRDNVERLGLRERMSSFTVNFEPAPYRTRNIGRAVELINGSVVMPNKTWSFNRTVGERTEANGFVDGVMILNDEFHKAPGGGVSAVATTMFNAMFFAGVDPVEYGAHSFYIERYPEGREATVAWGSLDLKFNNDSGNAIYIQAESTDSSVTITFLGTRKYDEIGSITGPRTNVKEPEKKVSTDEQCVPQTPLEGFDVTVQRVFVADGRELKREPFRTHYKPRDEIVCEPQSP, from the coding sequence ATGCGCCTGCGCGCCCCCTCCGAACCTCCGAACGCCTCACCACCCCGCATCGCCGCCATCCCGCCCCTTGCCCTGGCCGGCGGCGCCCTGGCCCTGGGTGTCGGTGGGCTGTATCTCGCCGGGCTGCTACTCGCGGGCGGGGACATAGAGGCCGGGACGACGGTGCGCGGTGTGGACATCGGGGGCCTGAGCCGTGCGGCGGCCATCGAGAAGCTGGAGCAGCGGCTCGGGCCCGCCGGCTCGCGGGACCTGCCCGTCACGGTCGGTGACCGCAAGGGCACGGTCGATCCACGGCAGGCCGGCGTCACCTTCGACTTCGGGGAGACCGTCGACCGGGCGGCGCGCACCCACGACGCCGATCCGTTCACCGTGATCGGCGGCCTCTTCCGCTCGGGCGGCACCGTCGACCCGGCCGTGAACGTCGACGAGGACAAGGCCCACGCCGCCCTCGGAAGGCTGGCGAAGTCCCTGGACCAGAAGGTCCGCGACGGCGCCGTCACCTTCACGGACGGCGAGGTCCACGAGATCGCGCCGCACAACGGCTACGCGCTGGACAAGGACGCCGCGGTCGACCCCCTGCGCACGGCTTTCCGTAACGGCAAGGCCGACGCCGTCACCACCCTGCCCACCCGCGAGACGAAGCCCAAGGTCACGGACCGGGAGATGCGGCGAGCGGTACGCGAGTTCGCGCGCCCGGCCATGTCGGCGCCGGTCACCCTCGTCGCGGCCGGCCATCGCTTCACGATCGAGCAGCCCGTCCTCGGCGAGTACCTGACGATGCGACCGGACGACGCCGGCCGGCTCACCCCGAGGCTGGACGCCAAGGGCCTGCGCGCCGACCCGGAGGTGGACCGCCCACTGTCCGTACTGCACAGCACGGCCCGCAACGCCGATCTACGCCTCGTCGGCAACAGGGTCGCGGTGGCCGAGGACGGCCGGGCCGGCCACGTGATCACCGACAGGGCGCTGAGCAAGGCCGTCATGCCGCTGCTCAGGCGGACGGGCGCCGAACGCAGCGGCGAGATCGCCACGCGCGTGAACGAGCCGCAGGTGACCCGGGACAACGTCGAACGACTCGGGCTGCGCGAGCGGATGTCGTCCTTCACCGTCAACTTCGAGCCGGCGCCGTACCGCACGCGGAACATCGGCCGCGCGGTGGAACTCATCAACGGCTCCGTGGTCATGCCGAACAAGACCTGGAGCTTCAACCGCACCGTCGGCGAACGCACCGAGGCCAACGGCTTCGTCGACGGCGTCATGATCCTCAACGACGAGTTCCACAAGGCCCCCGGCGGCGGCGTCTCCGCCGTGGCGACGACCATGTTCAACGCGATGTTCTTCGCGGGGGTCGACCCCGTGGAGTACGGCGCCCACTCGTTCTACATCGAGCGCTACCCGGAGGGCCGCGAGGCGACGGTGGCATGGGGCAGCCTCGACCTCAAGTTCAACAACGACTCCGGCAACGCCATCTACATCCAGGCCGAGTCCACCGACTCGTCCGTCACCATCACCTTCCTCGGCACCAGGAAGTACGACGAGATCGGCTCGATCACGGGACCGCGCACCAACGTGAAGGAGCCGGAGAAGAAGGTCAGCACCGACGAGCAGTGCGTGCCGCAGACCCCGTTGGAGGGCTTCGACGTCACCGTGCAGCGGGTGTTCGTCGCCGACGGCCGAGAGCTGAAACGAGAGCCGTTCCGCACCCACTACAAGCCGCGCGACGAGATCGTCTGCGAGCCGCAGTCGCCCTAG
- a CDS encoding universal stress protein — translation MTILVGYVPSPEGEAALRAGIDEARRRGEKLLVVNTTRGDAYVDPRFAQDPDLSHVREDLAALGVDFDIRQVLGARDAAAEIIDMATTTDASLVVIGLRRRSAVGKLIMGSAAQQILLGVDCPVLAVKAEG, via the coding sequence ATGACCATCCTGGTCGGCTACGTCCCCTCCCCCGAGGGTGAGGCGGCCTTGCGCGCGGGGATCGACGAGGCCCGGCGGCGCGGCGAGAAGCTGCTGGTGGTGAACACGACCCGGGGCGACGCGTACGTGGACCCGCGCTTCGCCCAGGACCCCGACCTCTCGCACGTGCGCGAGGACCTCGCGGCCCTGGGCGTCGACTTCGACATCCGCCAGGTCCTCGGCGCCCGCGACGCCGCCGCGGAGATCATCGACATGGCGACGACGACGGACGCGTCGCTGGTGGTGATCGGCCTCCGCCGCCGCAGCGCGGTCGGCAAGCTGATCATGGGCTCGGCGGCCCAGCAGATCCTGCTGGGGGTGGACTGCCCGGTCCTCGCCGTGAAGGCGGAGGGGTAG
- a CDS encoding tripartite tricarboxylate transporter permease, whose product MDNLNNLMQGFADVMAPLNLLLALVGVIIGTAVGVLPGIGPAMTVALLLPVTYGMEPVQAFIMFAGIFYGGMYGGSTTSILLNTPGESSSVVTAIEGNRMAKAGRAAQALATAAIGSFVAGTIGTLLLVLITPFVVDFAVSLGAPDYFALMLLAFIAVTSVLGSSRIRGFISLLLGLTIGLVGIDAVSGQQRLTLGVPQLADGIDVVVVAVGIFAVGEALWVAAHLRRKPAEVIPVGRPWMGRDDWKRSWKPWLRGTAYGFPFGALPAGGAEIPTFLSYATEKRLTKHPEEFGNGAIEGVAGPEAANNASAAGTLVPMLAIGLPTNATAAVMLAAFQSYGIQPGPLLFEREASLVWVLIASLFVGNLLLLLLNLPLAPAWAKLLQIPRPYLYAGILFFASMGAYAVNAQPLDLFILLTLGLLGFAMRRFGLPVLPLIVGVILGPRAELQGRRSLQLSGGELSGLLGGPVSYTVYAAIVLVLGWPLIGRFVVGPRRRRVSAT is encoded by the coding sequence ATGGACAACCTGAACAACCTCATGCAGGGCTTCGCGGACGTCATGGCCCCGCTGAACCTGCTGCTCGCCCTGGTCGGCGTGATCATCGGCACCGCGGTCGGCGTCCTGCCGGGCATCGGCCCGGCGATGACGGTGGCCCTGCTCCTGCCGGTCACCTACGGCATGGAGCCGGTGCAGGCGTTCATCATGTTCGCCGGCATCTTCTACGGCGGCATGTACGGCGGCTCGACGACGTCGATCCTCCTCAACACCCCCGGCGAGTCGTCGTCCGTGGTCACCGCCATCGAGGGCAACAGGATGGCGAAGGCGGGCCGCGCGGCACAGGCCCTCGCCACGGCGGCGATCGGCTCCTTCGTGGCGGGCACGATCGGCACCCTGCTGCTCGTCCTGATCACCCCGTTCGTGGTCGACTTCGCCGTCAGCCTCGGCGCCCCCGACTACTTCGCGCTGATGCTGCTGGCGTTCATAGCGGTGACCTCGGTGCTGGGCTCGTCCCGCATCCGGGGCTTCATCTCCCTGCTCCTGGGCCTGACGATCGGCCTGGTCGGCATCGACGCGGTATCCGGCCAGCAACGACTCACCCTCGGCGTACCGCAGTTGGCCGACGGCATCGACGTCGTCGTGGTCGCGGTCGGCATCTTCGCGGTCGGCGAGGCCCTGTGGGTGGCCGCACACCTGCGCCGCAAGCCGGCCGAGGTGATCCCGGTCGGCCGCCCCTGGATGGGCCGGGACGACTGGAAGCGCTCGTGGAAGCCGTGGCTGCGCGGCACGGCGTACGGCTTCCCGTTCGGCGCGCTGCCGGCCGGCGGCGCGGAGATCCCGACCTTCCTGTCGTACGCCACCGAGAAGCGGCTCACCAAGCACCCCGAGGAGTTCGGCAACGGCGCGATCGAGGGCGTGGCGGGCCCGGAGGCCGCGAACAACGCGTCGGCGGCGGGCACGCTGGTGCCGATGCTGGCGATCGGCCTCCCGACCAACGCCACGGCGGCCGTGATGCTGGCCGCCTTCCAGTCGTACGGCATCCAGCCCGGCCCCCTGCTCTTCGAGCGCGAGGCGAGCCTGGTCTGGGTCCTGATCGCGAGCCTGTTCGTCGGCAACCTGCTGCTTCTGCTCCTGAACCTCCCGCTGGCCCCGGCCTGGGCGAAGCTGCTGCAGATCCCGAGGCCGTACCTGTACGCGGGCATCCTCTTCTTCGCCTCGATGGGCGCGTACGCGGTCAACGCCCAGCCACTGGATCTGTTCATCCTCCTCACCCTCGGCCTCCTGGGCTTCGCGATGCGCCGCTTCGGACTGCCGGTCCTGCCGCTGATCGTCGGCGTGATCCTGGGCCCGCGCGCGGAGTTGCAGGGCCGCCGCTCCCTCCAGCTCTCCGGCGGCGAGTTGTCGGGGCTGCTGGGCGGCCCCGTGTCATACACGGTCTACGCGGCGATCGTGCTGGTCCTGGGGTGGCCGCTGATAGGCAGGTTCGTCGTAGGCCCCCGGCGCAGGCGGGTCAGCGCCACATGA
- a CDS encoding response regulator: protein MIDARDARDARDARHVLDVLIVEDDFMVARIHRGFVNDVDGFRVIGTANCGEQALTAVAELQPDLVLLDLYLPDMFGLEIIPRLRSAGHDCDVMVISAARESEAVRDAVRQGVVDYLLKPFDAEDLRARLEQYAARRSNLYAAVVSGQSDVDRALARGAAPAAAGATLPKGMSVETAELIERELRTADGSLSAAECAARLGVSRVSARRYLEHFSVTGRAEVSLRYGHAGRPERRYSWLAG from the coding sequence ATGATCGACGCACGGGACGCACGGGACGCACGGGACGCACGGCACGTACTGGACGTGCTGATCGTGGAGGACGACTTCATGGTGGCGCGGATCCACCGCGGATTCGTCAACGACGTCGACGGGTTCCGGGTGATCGGCACGGCGAACTGCGGGGAGCAGGCGCTCACCGCGGTCGCCGAGCTGCAGCCCGACCTCGTCCTGCTCGACCTCTATCTCCCCGACATGTTCGGGCTGGAGATCATCCCGCGGCTGCGGAGCGCCGGGCACGACTGCGACGTGATGGTGATCAGCGCGGCGCGTGAGTCCGAGGCGGTCCGGGACGCCGTGCGCCAGGGCGTCGTCGACTACCTGCTGAAGCCGTTCGACGCGGAGGACCTGAGGGCGCGGCTCGAGCAGTACGCAGCCCGGCGCAGCAACCTGTACGCGGCCGTGGTCAGCGGCCAGTCCGACGTGGACCGGGCGCTGGCGCGGGGCGCGGCGCCGGCCGCCGCGGGGGCCACCCTGCCGAAGGGCATGAGCGTGGAGACCGCCGAGCTGATCGAACGCGAGCTGCGCACGGCCGACGGCAGCCTCTCCGCCGCCGAGTGCGCGGCCCGCCTCGGGGTCTCACGGGTCAGCGCCCGACGGTACCTGGAGCACTTCAGCGTCACGGGGCGGGCGGAGGTGTCCCTGCGGTACGGGCACGCGGGGCGGCCGGAGCGGCGGTACAGCTGGCTGGCCGGCTAG
- a CDS encoding rod shape-determining protein, with protein MTATLEQLRRCHFAVDLGAARTRVYVKGAGLVVDQPSAAAVNTRTGALIAVGEFAEKMTGRTPDYIRVVRPVSGGTVVDIEMAQRMLRHLLGDKMRRALRRKPFLRAAVCTPHDADPLAQRAAIETLVGLGARRVELVDTLIAAAVGCGLPVEQPEASMIMVCGAAATEVAVLSLGNIVTAERIRVGGEAVDHAIVQHLRHQHELMLPSQNVRPLQLALSGNGLTPQGPASTEIHGRDVCTGLARSVQVDTAAVRDAIQTPLTAVLDSIGKVLRDCPPDLVADLADRGIMMVGGSALLPGFDEMLRQATSMPVHIAERPDVCAVQGLGTMLEGKIEPLELDPAT; from the coding sequence ATGACCGCCACGCTGGAGCAGCTGCGTCGCTGCCATTTCGCCGTCGACCTGGGGGCTGCCAGGACCCGCGTCTATGTGAAGGGCGCAGGACTCGTCGTCGACCAGCCCTCCGCCGCCGCCGTCAACACCCGCACCGGCGCCCTCATCGCGGTCGGCGAGTTCGCGGAGAAGATGACCGGGCGCACCCCGGACTACATCCGCGTCGTACGGCCCGTCTCGGGCGGCACCGTCGTCGACATCGAGATGGCGCAGCGCATGCTGCGTCACCTCCTCGGCGACAAGATGCGCCGCGCCCTGCGCCGCAAGCCCTTCCTGCGCGCCGCCGTGTGCACGCCGCACGACGCCGACCCGCTCGCGCAGCGCGCCGCCATAGAAACCCTGGTCGGGCTCGGGGCCCGGCGCGTCGAGCTCGTCGACACGCTCATCGCCGCCGCCGTCGGGTGCGGTCTGCCCGTGGAGCAGCCCGAGGCCAGCATGATCATGGTGTGCGGGGCCGCCGCGACCGAGGTCGCCGTGCTCTCCCTAGGCAACATCGTCACCGCGGAACGCATCCGCGTCGGCGGCGAGGCGGTGGACCACGCGATCGTGCAGCACCTGCGCCACCAGCACGAGCTGATGCTGCCCAGCCAGAACGTACGGCCCCTGCAGCTCGCCCTGTCCGGCAACGGGCTCACCCCGCAGGGCCCGGCCTCCACCGAGATCCACGGCCGGGACGTCTGCACCGGCCTCGCCCGCTCGGTGCAGGTCGACACCGCCGCCGTACGGGACGCCATCCAGACCCCCCTCACCGCCGTCCTCGACAGCATCGGCAAGGTGCTGCGCGACTGCCCGCCGGACCTGGTCGCCGACCTCGCCGACCGCGGGATCATGATGGTCGGCGGCAGTGCCCTGCTGCCCGGGTTCGACGAGATGCTGCGGCAGGCCACGAGCATGCCGGTGCACATCGCCGAGCGGCCCGACGTCTGCGCCGTACAGGGTCTCGGCACCATGCTGGAGGGCAAGATCGAGCCCCTGGAGCTGGACCCGGCCACCTGA